The Vitis vinifera cultivar Pinot Noir 40024 chromosome 16, ASM3070453v1 DNA segment CGGGTTTGAGTTGGCGAGCGCGTGTCACCGCGAGCCACACGTGCGTGGAGAGCGATTGGAAGGAGGAGAAGGGTCTGGAGCCGTCAGATGGGGTTTTGTTGAGCGTTGACTTGACCCGGTTGATTTGAGATTCCGAGAATCGGAAGATGCGCTCGCGGAGAAGCGGCGGCGGCTCCGACGTGCCGCTTGGATTGGCGGCTGTGGGGTCGAGGGGGAGGTCGAACTTCACGCGCGTTTTGCGCGCTTTGGTGCGGTCGAGGAACGGTGGGACGGAGATGGAGTCGGCTCCACTGCAGATTTCGGCCCACGAGCTCATGAAGTGCCACGTGGAGGTACCGTCGAGGACAGCGTGGTTGAACGCGCATCCCATTGCGAGGCCATCTCTTAGCTTGGTGAACTGCGGATCATGACAGAAAAACAGTTGAAGCAGTTGAATAACCTGGGACAACAAACTTTGTTCTAGTCCATCTTTTCAACTATTGGGAAATCATTCCTTTTGTACCAAAGTCATATGACCacttttaatagaaaataaataaataaataaattgttacCTGTAGGACGAGGAGGGGTTTATGAAGACCCTCAAAGTTCAAGACTTGGGTGTGTGGCAGCATATCTTTCATCATGCTTGTGCTCTCCACATCCATTAGATCAGAGACACTGACATGATCAGCACTTGCTTCCAACACTTCTACACCCTCCATTTCATCATCATACACGACCTTAAAGACCCCATCTTCATCCTTCTCTAGCTTCCCAGCCAACTGATAAAACTCTTCCAAAACTACCCCTAACCCATCCTTCAATTTACCCACCATGTCCTCAAAGTCACACCCCTTGTAGAATAACAGTTTTTGGTTATAGTAAAAGGCCAAATATGGGAGATCAAATGTGACCAATTGACACTCTCTTCTTCCTAGCTTCTTAGTGGGCATGATGTGGGATTTTCCATGGACAGCCACCTTCACAACCTCAGCTTCCTCCTTCTTCACAACTTGATCTACGCATGGAGTGGCGTAGGCGGACTCAGGCGCACGGTAGCGCGGATCTCTCACGGAGACCTTAACTTCCACCTTTCCCTGAGGGTGGCCGGAGGGGCGGTGGAGCTCGAGAGTGCGGATGGCCTGGGCTCCGAAGCCGACTTCGTCGACCACGTGGGGGAGGAAGAGGCGAGCGGAGCCGACGACCGGCTTGGTGTCGTCTTCGTCATCGGCTTTGAAATGGACGACGTCGAGGTAGAGTGTGGAGTCTTCGATCCGGGAGGGGACCGGAATGAGTAGAGTCTCGTTCCAGCCAGGAGAGGTGTCGCCTTCGTTGTCGACTTTGGTGGAGAGCTTGGCCGCAGGATCCACCCAAACTACGACGTATGGCTTCAGAGAGCCGTGACGCCTGTTCACATTCTTCAGGTCTTTGGCGGAGGAGATAATCAGCTCTAGCTCGTAGCGACTAGCCATGGAAGGGACAACAAGGGAAAAATAGAGGAGAAAATGGTCGGACTGTCGAATGGTTGCTTGTCGTGGGTCAAGTATTTATAGCCTTTTTGTTCTTCGAAAAACTTGCCCCTTTTACCGTTATACCCTCCTacgcatgaaaaaaaaaaaacaaattggaAACAACTTCTTATGTAAGTCgaaaacaacatttttattattttaacattaaaCTCTTTTTGAAAGTCTAGTGAGACGGTATTTTGGTAAAAAGATATGGCGAGGAGCCCAACTGGGGAAAGGCACGCAATCGAGCGGAGTTCTATCGAATGGCCTTTGACCCAAACAAAAAGTCAACTTTAGGCCTGCGTTGAAACTATCGTGCAAACTAGCCTTCTGcctttttctgaaaaaaaaaaacacacacaaaattattaaaacttcCTTCTCTTCCACCCGCACGTCTATGACCATTGACCCATTGCCGGCGACACCCCTTTCTCCCTTCCCTTCTTTCCTTCTTCcctatttctctctttctctctccatcCTATCCACCATATCCATTTTTCCCTTCCTCCAACTCCTGCTGATACTCACTGCCGGCCAGCGACGTCATGCCGTCGGTGCCGCTCATGGCTCGACCTTGCTGTCGATGTCCAAGAAATGAAGCTTAGCGCATATTTG contains these protein-coding regions:
- the LOC100243942 gene encoding BAHD acyltransferase DCR; this translates as MASRYELELIISSAKDLKNVNRRHGSLKPYVVVWVDPAAKLSTKVDNEGDTSPGWNETLLIPVPSRIEDSTLYLDVVHFKADDEDDTKPVVGSARLFLPHVVDEVGFGAQAIRTLELHRPSGHPQGKVEVKVSVRDPRYRAPESAYATPCVDQVVKKEEAEVVKVAVHGKSHIMPTKKLGRRECQLVTFDLPYLAFYYNQKLLFYKGCDFEDMVGKLKDGLGVVLEEFYQLAGKLEKDEDGVFKVVYDDEMEGVEVLEASADHVSVSDLMDVESTSMMKDMLPHTQVLNFEGLHKPLLVLQFTKLRDGLAMGCAFNHAVLDGTSTWHFMSSWAEICSGADSISVPPFLDRTKARKTRVKFDLPLDPTAANPSGTSEPPPLLRERIFRFSESQINRVKSTLNKTPSDGSRPFSSFQSLSTHVWLAVTRARQLKPEDVTVYTVFANCRKRVDPPMPESYFGNLIQAIFTVTAAGLLYANPPEFAAAMIQKAIVTNDAKAINERNDKWESNPIIFQFKDAGVNCVTVGSSPRFKVYDVDFGFGKPERVRSGSNNKFDGMVYLYQGKTGGGSIDVEITLEAGTMERLEKDKEFLMEV